A genome region from Oenanthe melanoleuca isolate GR-GAL-2019-014 chromosome 2, OMel1.0, whole genome shotgun sequence includes the following:
- the RAB12 gene encoding ras-related protein Rab-12, with the protein MEPGSGLPQRRAGGGGLDLGAGSAAGSPALSGGQSRRRKQPPRPADFKLQVIIIGSRGVGKTSLMERFTDDTFCEACKSTVGVDFKIKTVELRGKKIRLQIWDTAGQERFNSITSAYYRSAKGIILVYDITKKETFDDLPKWMKMIDKYASEDAELLLVGNKLDCEVDREITRQQGEKFAQQITGMRFCEASAKDNFNVDEIFLKLVDDILKKMPLDVIRNELSNSILSLQPEPEIPPELPPPRPHVRCC; encoded by the exons ATGGAGCCGGGCTCGGGGCTGCCGCAGCGcagggcggggggcggcgggctGGACCTCGGGGCGGGCTCGGCGGCGGGGTCGCCGGCGCTCTCGGGGGGGCAGTCCCGCCGCAGGAAGCAGCCGCCGCGCCCGGCCGACTTCAAGCTGCAGGTGATCATCATCGGGTCGCGGGGGGTGGGCAAGACCAGCCTCATGGAGCGATTCACCGACGACACCTTCTGCGAGGCCTGCAAGTCCACCGTGG gtgttgattttaaaatcaaaacagtaGAGctaagaggaaagaaaattagaTTACAAATCTG GGACACAGCAGGTCAGGAGAGATTCAACAGCATTACCTCAGCTTATTACAGAAGTGCCAAGGGAATTATTTTGGTGTATGATATCACCAAGAAGGAAACATTTGACGATTTACCAAAATGGATGAAAATGATTGATAAG TATGCTTCAGAAGATGCAGAGCTTCTGTTAGTTGGAAATAAACTGGACTGTGAAGTTGATCGAGAGATTACTCGGCAGCAGGGGGAGAAG TTTGCACAGCAAATAACTGGGATGCGGTTCTGTGAAGCAAGTGCCAAGGATAATTTTAATGTggatgaaatatttctaaaacttGTTGATGACATTCTGAAAAAG atgcCACTGGATGTTATAAGAAATGAGTTGTCCAACAGtatcctgtccctgcagccagagccagaaATCCCACCAGAACTGCCTCCTCCAAGGCCACATGTCCGTTGCTGTTGA